A DNA window from Prevotella intermedia ATCC 25611 = DSM 20706 contains the following coding sequences:
- a CDS encoding 3'-5' exonuclease, translated as MITKLYNKFDKKSIPDLPRVTFQGKIVVVLNEEEANKAVDYLLSADILGIDSETRPVFKKGQHHKVALLQVSTRDICFLFRLNLIGMPPCIIRLLEDTTVLKVGLSLHDDFMMLHQRAEFKKGRFIDLQDIVSQFGIEDLSLQKLYANLFHERITKRQQLSNWEAPVLTEQQKTYAATDAWTCIQIYERLQELHNTQNYETVIVPEPQPKNAERIGETDTDGTQKND; from the coding sequence ATGATTACTAAATTATACAACAAGTTCGATAAAAAGAGCATTCCAGACCTGCCCCGTGTTACCTTTCAAGGTAAGATAGTGGTGGTTCTTAACGAAGAAGAAGCCAACAAAGCCGTTGATTATTTGCTGTCGGCGGACATTCTTGGAATTGATTCCGAAACGCGCCCTGTATTCAAAAAGGGGCAACATCATAAGGTTGCGCTGTTGCAGGTAAGCACGAGAGATATTTGTTTTCTCTTCCGTTTGAACCTCATCGGTATGCCGCCGTGCATCATTCGACTGCTCGAAGACACCACCGTATTGAAGGTTGGACTGTCTTTGCACGACGATTTTATGATGCTGCACCAGCGTGCCGAATTCAAGAAAGGGCGGTTCATCGACCTTCAAGACATCGTCAGTCAGTTCGGAATAGAAGACCTTAGCTTGCAGAAACTGTATGCCAACCTCTTCCACGAACGCATTACGAAACGCCAGCAGCTGTCGAACTGGGAAGCACCCGTACTGACAGAGCAGCAGAAAACCTACGCTGCAACCGATGCGTGGACGTGCATTCAGATTTACGAACGACTGCAGGAACTGCACAATACACAGAATTACGAAACCGTAATAGTGCCCGAACCACAACCGAAAAACGCCGAAAGAATCGGTGAAACCGACACTGACGGCACACAAAAGAACGATTGA
- a CDS encoding class I SAM-dependent rRNA methyltransferase encodes MYKKIVLKKGKEESLLRLHPWVFSGAILKMDETLEEGELVKVYTHGGNFIGVGHFQIGSITVRILSFHDGSIDADFWQSRLKAAVAVREAIGVIRPEESVAATGETVNTTYRLVHGEGDNLPGLIVDVYGKTCVLQAHSVGMHVARYEIADALRAVLGEKIDSIYYKSETTLPFKADLGQENGFLYGDTDNNIAIENGLKFHIDWLKGQKTGFFIDQRENRSLLEYYAKGRSVLNMFCYTGGFSVYAMRGGAKMVHSVDSSAKAVELTNENIALNFPNDNRHAAICEDAFKYLDDNDGKYDLIVLDPPAFAKHRSALKNGLRGYTRLNVKGFERIKKGGILFTFSCSQVVTKESFRQAVFTAAAQAGRKVRILHQIHQPADHPINIYHLEGEYLKGLVLYVE; translated from the coding sequence ATGTACAAGAAAATAGTTTTAAAGAAAGGAAAAGAAGAGAGTTTGCTGCGCTTACACCCTTGGGTATTCTCTGGTGCAATCCTTAAAATGGACGAAACACTGGAAGAAGGCGAACTCGTAAAGGTCTATACGCACGGTGGAAACTTCATTGGTGTGGGGCATTTCCAAATCGGTTCCATCACCGTTCGCATACTTTCGTTTCACGATGGGTCCATCGATGCCGACTTTTGGCAAAGCCGTTTGAAGGCTGCCGTGGCGGTACGGGAGGCGATTGGTGTAATCCGGCCTGAAGAAAGCGTAGCTGCAACTGGCGAAACCGTTAATACTACCTATCGTTTGGTGCATGGTGAGGGCGACAATCTGCCTGGATTAATCGTCGATGTGTACGGAAAGACGTGCGTATTGCAGGCTCATTCGGTGGGAATGCACGTCGCTCGCTACGAAATAGCTGATGCCTTGCGTGCCGTTTTGGGCGAAAAGATTGACAGCATCTATTATAAGAGCGAAACTACGCTGCCGTTCAAGGCTGACTTAGGACAGGAAAATGGCTTCCTTTACGGCGATACCGACAACAATATTGCCATTGAAAACGGACTGAAGTTCCACATTGACTGGCTGAAAGGACAAAAAACAGGCTTCTTTATCGACCAGCGAGAGAACCGCAGCTTGCTCGAGTATTATGCAAAAGGACGTTCGGTGCTGAATATGTTCTGTTATACGGGCGGCTTTTCGGTCTATGCGATGCGTGGCGGAGCAAAGATGGTGCACTCCGTAGACAGTTCGGCAAAGGCGGTGGAACTCACCAACGAGAACATTGCATTGAACTTTCCGAACGACAACCGACACGCTGCCATTTGCGAAGATGCCTTCAAATATCTTGACGACAACGATGGAAAGTACGACCTAATCGTGCTCGACCCTCCTGCATTTGCCAAGCATCGCAGTGCATTGAAGAACGGATTGCGTGGCTATACCCGACTGAACGTGAAAGGTTTTGAACGCATTAAGAAAGGCGGCATATTGTTTACATTCAGCTGTTCGCAAGTTGTTACAAAGGAAAGCTTCCGTCAAGCTGTGTTTACTGCTGCTGCTCAAGCAGGTAGAAAGGTACGCATACTGCATCAAATACACCAGCCTGCCGATCACCCTATTAATATTTATCACCTCGAAGGCGAATATTTGAAGGGGTTAGTACTCTATGTTGAATAA